One Nicotiana tomentosiformis chromosome 1, ASM39032v3, whole genome shotgun sequence genomic window, AATTTTGGGCATGATCCTTCTATGTCTCCTAGAGCCCTATGGTATGATATATCTAAGTCAACCTTAGGTTCCTCCAAAACACTACATATGAAGAAATGCAAGAAAAGCTAAATATCCTTTTAGTATTAAGTAGGTTTTACATTACCGCAGATATATGTTAACTTCTTTCAAAATTTGAAGTCCTAAATTAAATACAAATATCCAAGCTGTTGATACATTTGGTTTTTATCAAATTATATCTGTTGAAGCGTGTGACCttctcatctaaaagcttaagctgATAGAGAGAATACATTTTAGTTATTTGTCGAGTGGATCAATCTTTCCATAAAGTGAACTCGACGTTTTCCTCAACATCACCCCAATTAAAGCCTCTTTTCATAGCGGGTGGAGTCATAAGCATTCCTTCCGCCATACTATCAATCAATATTGGCATGTTAAACATAGCCTCCTCATCCACAAACTCCATTAATTCACAAGAATCATTATAACCCTTTAAAGAATTCTCTTGATCATCTTTTGGGCTTTTAAAACAAGAAGACTCTTCTAACTTCAAATATGACATAGAGGGTTTCAAGGGAGATGACACAACTTTATTGGAAACTTGAAGAGCCGCGATTTGAATGTCGTGAGGGGAAGAAGATTGGGCTTTAGGGAGAGACCAAGACGATTCGGGGAAGTTAAGGGAAGCTTTTGTCCCTCGGAGAGCTAGGGCAGCAACATCATGTGCCCTAGCTGCTATTTCAGGAGTGGAGAAGGTACCTAACCAGATTCTTGACTTTTTATTCGGCTCGCGTATTTCACACACCCATTTGTCCCCGTTCCTTCTCCTTACTCCTCTATAAAAGGGGTGTCGCGTTTCCTTGAATTTCTTCCTTCCTGCCCTCCTCTTGTTATGTAACGACGGTTTAATTATAACATTCATAGAATATGAAGACAGATTAAAATTCTTTTCTTTATCAAGAATATCATGATCAGAGGAAGAACATGAAGAATTAGAAGTTTGATCATCTTCAAAATTCATTGGAAGAGAGAAAAATAGTTCAAGAAATATGAGATGAAGTAGGAGTATAGTAGTGTGGTACTAAAGTTAATGTAGAGACAAAAGGTGGTGAAGGATAAATATATTATGGGAAGAAAGCTGAAAAAAACACGTGGGAAGGTAAGGTGAACTTAAACACGTGGGgtgattttctttttattttttaatatacaCGTTGggtatttctttttaaaaattatttccaATAAAAAAGCACGTGTAAAATGTTTTTGTGTATGGACTATATATGGAGGGCCGTATGGCCATGTCCAATTCAGACGGTGAATTACGGCTGAGAGAGAAagggtggggtggggggtggggggagcAAGAGCTAGTGGATGTGGTCCCCACATATATTTATGGTGTCTCGCTCGGTGTTCGGTATTCCATTCCGACTAAATTCGGAATATGAAATTTTGTTTTGTGGAGTAAAGTGCTTCTAATAAAGACGATTTCGTAGTCAAGGCCTAAACCCGAAACGTCTAATTAAAGATGAATGAATACATAATACTCCATTACCATTCTTGTTGGTCGGTCCCTATAGTGTATGCATTATAAAGTTTATGAAAATTATAAGTAttgttaattatatatatatatatatatatatatatatatatatatatatatatatatatatatattaataagaTTGATATAATATAATGTCTAAGCatttgtttgaaaaataaaattattatgaGTTGAAATAGCTGTACAAGAAAACGACTTTCTCTAATAAGTGGCTGAATTTACTACTCCCTTTTTCATGGAAATTAGAGAATGTCGTCTTTAAAAAAGATTTTCTCGTAACAAACACTAGATGACTTTACTAGAAAACAAAAAATTCCTACCATACCAAACAGATTTATTGTCTTAAAGAAGTAATACATGCAGTGGTAGTCCACAGCAATTgactttaatttttttattttctttggtTTAGTACATTAAAATTGATTTGATTAACTTTAGCTCAAATTGAGAAACATATGAAGACGTCGAAAACAAATCCAAAGTAAAATAATATCAtactttaattattttaatttcctGATGATAGTGATTGCCATTTTGTAAGGAGAAAACTACCTGATTTGGAAATCTAGAGAAAACATTTACCAATATTAATTCACTTATAAAATGTTATCAGATTTAGGCCtaaatcttatttttattgcAAAGTGTCTACTGTAGATTTTTATTGAAGAGACGAAGATTTGACCACGGTAGATTTAGATTTTTATTTCTTAGAGGTTGAACTTTTACATATCTTTCAAGTTGAAAAGAATGTTGATATGCTATGGAAAATTCTACAAAAGATTCTAGATATAGAGAATTACCCAATAAAAATTAAGAGAAAACCTAACAGAGTAATTATCGGAGAAGGAGGGAGAGATTTGGGGGATTGAAAAATATGGAGtaaaatttggggaagaaagagaACAAGAACATTAAAGAGGGAGAGAGAGGAGCGTGCTGTATGTTTCTTTTGATGTTGCATAAAAATAATTTTGGCTATAAAATAccaattaaatataaaaaaatcttAATGTTGGGATATAGGATGCCAATATCTAAAATTAGAACTTTCTTTTATACCAATTCTCTTCATAGATTGTTATACCATGCCATTTACCTGATCCAATGGGCATAATTATTTTTAAAGCGGGATTTTTGCCCATTTCTCTCATTTCCTCTCttgcttgggcgattttggggcgatttggaggcaccattttcatcatcaatcttgaggtaagagatttctatacattgtgagttaaatacatgatttatatacggatttaagcataaaaattagtaaaaattgtgaaattttggtagaaaacctagaaatcgtattttggattttgaccacgaaattggacatggaatttgaaataaatcatatatttgagttcgtgtcgtcatgggtaaagtttatcttcaaaatttcACGCGATCCGGGCACGTGGGGCCGAAAAtcgattttgttgacttttcgaacgaagttgagaatttgttataaattgattaataattatgagtattagagtttACTATTATTGGTTTGCACactgtttgactagtttcgggttaaAGGGCTTtgattgaagagttagagaggcatggtagccggttatggaacttcggggCGAGGTAGGTCTCCTGTCTAACctagtgagggggaaactacccataggtgatgtaattgttatgtgctgctacttgtgggtgctacgtacgcacgaggtgatgagagtccgtacgaaGCTAAAGCGTGTTTATGTCTGAGTAGACTTAGGAttttatcatataatatttgaattg contains:
- the LOC104115184 gene encoding dehydration-responsive element-binding protein 1F-like — encoded protein: MNFEDDQTSNSSCSSSDHDILDKEKNFNLSSYSMNVIIKPSLHNKRRAGRKKFKETRHPFYRGVRRRNGDKWVCEIREPNKKSRIWLGTFSTPEIAARAHDVAALALRGTKASLNFPESSWSLPKAQSSSPHDIQIAALQVSNKVVSSPLKPSMSYLKLEESSCFKSPKDDQENSLKGYNDSCELMEFVDEEAMFNMPILIDSMAEGMLMTPPAMKRGFNWGDVEENVEFTLWKD